The Winogradskyella schleiferi genome contains the following window.
CTAAAAAGCGGCGGGTGACTAAAGCCTTGTTTCTAAATTGACTTCTGCTTTCATCAGATGCAAGGATTAATACGCCGTCTTTGGTTAATCGATTATTGAAAAATTCAGAAAGTTTTTGTTTTTCTTCGTCATTAAAGACTTGGGAATTTTCAAGGTCAAAATATAATTCAGCTTTAGACGATACTTTGTTTACATTTTGACCTCCGCTTCCTGAGCTTCGGACATATTTGTAGTTTAATTCAGATTTTAGTAATTCGGAATCCACTATTCTTTAATTTGATGTGGTGATTTTAATAGATCGTTGACGGTTTTAACAGGATTGAAAGTGATGATTGGTACCTCAACAAAAATCGTCGTCCAATGGGCCATACTTCCATTCCAAAGTCCTGGCAGCTCCAATGCTTTTAGTTGTTTCCCATTTTTGGTTTTTTGGGAAATGAAAGCGGTATTAGGATCTACGTAGTTTGCCAGATCAAACTTTTCGCCTTTATAATTTTTTATACCACAGACTAAATCTACAGGATTAAAATGGGTGGCGTTATTTAGTATATCTGCTTGTTTTTGGTCTTCTAAATTGATTTGAGCCGATTCCACAATTTGAAGCGATTGGTTAGATCTGTGATCTTTTACCCAAAATGGACCGCCTCCTGGCTCGCCTTCATTTTTTACCATGCCGCAGATACGAATTGGGCGGTTTAGTTTTTCTTTAAGGTATTCAACCTTATAACGATCGGCATATTTTTTATATTCATCCGTTATTTTAATGCTTAACTTATCTGTTAGAAAATTCTCAATAGTTGTCAAACGCTCTTCTGTAATCGTTTTTGAATCTAAAACCTGTAAATATTCAAAAGTTTGATTTTGTAATTCCATAAGAATTCCTGCTAGCACTTTTTTATATTTTGCAACTTCTTCTTTGTATCTATAGACGACGACATTATCTATATTTTTAATAAAAACAACATCTGCATTGAGGTTATTCAGGTTTGTCAATAAAGCGCCATGACCAGATGGTCTAAACAATATGGAGCCATCAGCTTTCCTAAAAGGTTCGTTATCCAAAGTTAACGCAATGGTATCCGTAGATTGCTGTTGGTATGAAAATGAAATATCAAATGTAACGCCTGTATTTTTCTCTATATCTTGCTGAATATTCTTAAACTCTTCTTTAAATTTATCTTCATGAACTTCTGAAATAGTGAAATGCAATTTAGCCAATCCATTACTCGATGCGTATAAGGCTGCTTCGTACAAATGTTCTTCAAAGGCCGTAGAAATATGGTCTTTTTTATACTCATGAAATGGTAACAATCCCTTAGGTTGATTTCCGAAGTTCATTTGGTTTTCATCTAACATCGCTTTTGCAAAATGCCACACTTTTTCTTGCGTTGGTAACATTTCAAGGTTGATCCCTTTAGATTTCAATGACGCTAATATGTCTCTATAAAATGGAAATTTTTCCATCCCAACCATAAAGAGTGATAATTCCCTTAAATTGTTTCTGTTGATATAAGAATTAAGTGATTGTTCATCAGGATTGTATTGGTTGACAAACTGAAATAGAAATTTGAACATTCGGGTTGCAGCTCCTGATGCTGGTACAAATTTTAATAACGTTTTATTATCTTTTTCTGCTTCGAATGATGCGATGTACATGTCAATTAAACTATCATTCAATGTCATTATTCCGCTATCAGTCGTGGCTGCTTCAGCAATATTTGTAAATGGAATTCCAGCTTTAAAAATGTGAACTTGTTTTTTAACTTCATCTAAGCTTAAACCTTTCGATTCTATTTGTTTTATATCTTTTTCTGTAAAATTCATAATTTGTTATTTAATAGACGATCAATATGTTGAACAGCAATCTTAAGACGTTCCTCTTTACTTCCTTTTAATAAAACATAAGGCTTGTTGTGAGTTTTAAGAGCCGTTTCAAAAGCGTTGAACATGCGTTCTCTTTCATTGGGTTTATCCCTTAGGTCGTCCGCTTCCCAAGGTGTGTCAATATAAGTTAAAAAGTAAAGATCGTAAAAATTTTTTAAAGCGTAATTGTCTAAAATCGGGTCACATGTTCCTGAATAATAAGCTTCACTATATACTTTGGTTTCCAGTAAATCGGTGTCACAGATTAAAACTGAGTCTGTTTTTAGGGCCAGTTTATTTTCAAGAGCCATCTGTCCAATTGCTATGGGAAGTAAATCTTTTGGTTCACAAGTTTTACGTTCATCATTCCATTTTTCCTGTAAATAATCACGTGCATATTCTGGCACCCAAACTGAATTATAGTGTCTAGCTAATTGCTTAGAAAGCGTAGTTTTTCCTGTAGATTCTGGTCCGAATAAAACTACTTTTATGCAGTCTGATGGTTGTTGTTTAAGTGCTTCTTCCATGAGATATAGCCTTGTATTGCTAAGATTGTAAAGATAAAATATTGTAATGATAACATGCCCAAACCTCTATATGCATAAAGAGGAATTGTTATTAAATCGCCAATAATCCAAAGGGTCCAATTTTCTAATTTTTTATTAGCCATGTACCACATTGCTGTAAAGAAAATACCAGAAGTAACGATATCTATATAGTTTGGAATTTCTATAGTATAATCATAAAAGAGATATACTAAATAGGTAACTATCATGGTCAATATAAATAAGCCAACACCAATTAGTTTTTCTTTGGAAGTCGTTCTGGAAATCGGAACAGCAATGACGTTGTTTTTTTTCCGCGACCAATTCCACCATCCATATAGACTCATTACGGAATAATAAAAATTCATCATCATATCGCCTAAATATTGATTAATATATAAGAGATAAACAGTAATTACTGTACAAATTATTCCTGTTGGATATACAAGAATATTTTCTTGTTTTGCATACCAAACACTCGCAATTCCGAACACAAATGCAACGGCCTCTAATACAATTTGATATGTCGGCGCATTTTGATAGGCGTTTAAGAAAAAATCAAAAATTTGGTTCATAATCGCTTCGGTCGGTTTTAACCAATTTCATGTGCAATACGGCAATGTCTAAACCTGAAAATGATTTCTTAATTTCTTGGGTCAAAAAAGGCATTACCTTATCATAATCTCCATAGATCTGCGTGCTTAGAGGATTTTCCAAAATTTTAAATTCAGAAGCCCTAAGCTCTTTTATGAAGTCGATGATGTGTGGTTCGTAATCGTCTTTTAATGGTGTAAGTGTTAGTTCTATTGATATTTTCATACTTTGTTTTGCATTTCGACTACGCTCAATGTGAACTTCAGCGGTAATCTTTTAATTATATATTAGTCTTTATTTGGACTTCGACTGCCCTCAGTCTGACAGTCTGAGTTACTTTATTAATTCATCGAAGAAGTTTTCGTCTTCTTCAAAAGCAGTTCCTATAACCACCAAATCTGCTCCTGCTTTGTATGCTGATTCCATGTCGGCTTTTGTTCTAATGCCTCCACCAACAATCAAAGGTATATTGAGTTGTTGTTTAACTTCTGAAATAATACCAGCTTCAATAGGATGTGTTGCGCCACTACCAGCTTCAAGATAAATGAATTTCATACCTAATAATTCTCCTGCCTTTGCAGTGTCTTTTATCGTTTGAACATTTTTTCTTGGAATTGGTTTAGTTTCACTCACGCGTTGTACTGCAGTTTCTTTTCCACCATGCCTGACGGCAGGCAGGTTTTCAATTAAAAGATATCCTGTTGGAATGACTTCCAAATTAGAGTACTTCAACCTAGAAACAGCTTCGACGTGTTTACCAATTAAATAATCAGGATTTCGACCAGAAATTAAAGACAAAAACAAAACACCATCAGCTTTATCCGTAATTTGAACAATATCTCCAGGAAATAAAACAACCGGTAAATTCGTATGCTTTTTAATTTCGATGACTAAAGTTTCCGTTAGACCTTCATCAACTTCGCTTCCTCCAACAAAAATATGTGTGGCTATGGATTGATTGACCTTAGATATAAAATTCGACACATGTTCAATCTTCATCTTATCTGGATCAATCAAAACGGCTAAAAGTTTTTTGGCTTTAGCTTTTTCAGCAATTATATTTTGGTAAATACTGTTCATTACGGAATCACATAAGCACAGGTAAAGCCTTCAAATTCTAAAAAAGCGGTATTATACCTATATTTTTTACCTTCATAATCTATCCAAGCCACAGTTTGACCATCTATCATCGAAAAAGGAATCACTAAAAAATGGTCTCTAAACAACATACCAGGAACGGCAAAAAGTTTATAAAGCGATTCTTTAATTCCCCAAATTACGGTAAGTCTATTGATGTAATCGTCATCAGTAGATTTTAAGTAATTGTATTCATAATCCACAAATTTATGGGCAATGACAGTTATTTTATCACGTTGCTTTTCAATATCAATGCCCACTTCTTTATCACTAAGAATAACTCCAGAAAAGGTAAAGGAATGCGTAATGGAAATATGTTTGCCATCATTAAGGTGCGGTTTTCCGTTGTCGTCATAAAACAAATCCTGGTCTGTATAACCAAATTCACGTAACAAATGACGCACACTCAAAAAGCCCCGTTGATGCAATTCACTTTTCATCCCTAAAACCCGCTTTAAACTGTTAGGTTTTAAATTTAAAGGCTGAAATAACTCGTCATAAGATTCTTCAATCTTCCAAATTTTAACAGTAGTTTGTGAGTTTACACTAATGGTTTTATACAGTGGCATTTAGAATTCTGAATGTTATTGGTTATCTTTGCACTGCCTGAGGCAGATTTAGCATTTTTTATTCAGCGAATTTAACTATTTAAGCGTTAAACCCAAAGGCAAGTATAATTTAAAAAAAGTCAAAAAAATATGAGTACAAAAACAGTTGCCTACATACCTAATAAGGTAAAAGATATGTCGCTTGCGGCTTGGGGAAGAAAAGAAATTGAATTGGCTGAAGCAGAAATGCCAGGTTTAATGAGTTTACGTGAAGAGTACAAAAACGAGCAACCTTTAAAAGGCGCACGTATTGCAGGCTGTTTGCACATGACGATTCAGACTGCGGTTTTAATTGAAACATTGCAAGCCTTAGGCGCAGAAGTGACTTGGAGTTCTTGTAATATTTTCTCAACTCAAGATCAAGCTGCTGCTGCTATTGCTGCCGCAGGAACCGCTGTTTATGCTTGGAAAGACATGACAGAAGAAGAATTTGATTGGTGTATAGAGCAAACCTTATTCTTTGGCGAAGACAGAAAACCATTAAACATGATTTTAGATGACGGTGGCGATTTAACCAATATGGTTTTGGATAAATACCCAGAATTGTCTGCTGGAATTAAAGGTTTGTCTGAAGAAACAACGACTGGAGTTCATAGACTTTACGAGCGTGTTAAAAATGGTACATTAACTATGCCGGCGATTAATGTCAATGATTCTGTCACAAAATCAAAATTCGATAACAAATATGGTTGTAAAGAATCTGCGGTAGATGCGATTCGTCGTGCCACTGATATTATGTTGGCCGGAAAACGTGTAACCGTTTGTGGTTATGGCGATGTTGGTAAAGGTACAGCAGCCTCTTTTAAAGGCGCAGGAAGTATTGTTACCGTTACTGAAATCGATCCAATTTGTGCGTTACAAGCTGCCATGGACGGTTTTGAAGTAAAGAAATTGGAAACTGTTGTTGGAAACTCTGATATTGTCATTACCACTACTGGAAATAAAGATATCGTTAGAGCTGAGCATTTTAAAGCCATGAAAGACAAAACCATTGTTTGTAATATAGGTCACTTTGACAATGAAATACAAATGGCTTGGTTAAACAAAAACTACGGAAACACTAAAGATACGATTAAGCCACAAGTTGATAAATATACGATTGATGGTAAAGATATCATCGTTTTAGCTGAAGGACGTTTGGTTAATTTAGGTTGTGCAACTGGTCATCCAAGTTTTGTAATGAGTAATTCATTTACTAACCAAACATTGGCGCAAATTGAACTTTGGAAAAACAGCGACAAGTATGAAAATGATGTGTATATGTTACCAAAGCATTTAGATGAAAAAGTAGCAAAACTACACTTAGAAAAGATTGGTGTAGAGTTGACTGAATTAGCAGAATACCAAGCTGATTATATTGGTGTAAAAGTTGAAGGGCCTTATAAGCCTGAGCATTATAGGTATTAAATAATTTCTTATAATAGTTAGTTAAAATTAAACCCCAAATCTTAAGGATTTGGGGTTTAATTTTATGCTTTATTTTGTCTCTGATTTAGTCCAAAGATGGAATCATCTTGAATTGCCCATCAGTAATAACTATAATATCAGATGGGTCTTCAGAATTATAAAAAGTTGCAGAAAAATTACCTTCAACAATTTGACCTGCACTAATTAAAGTATCTGCAAAATAAGTGTTAAATGCTGTTGAGGAGGTTATCTCAAATGTGCTATTAGATTGATCTCCACCATAAGTACTGTAGTATGGCCCGTCTTGAGCGTTAGGACTGTAAGTTAATCCAATTTTACCTACAAGTCCAGAGGAAGCTAAATCTGAATCTGCAAATTCATACGAAGTGGTAGGAAATTTATCATTAAATGTTTCTAATTGAGATGAGTCATCTGTACATAAATGAAATCTAACAAAATCAATTCCCATGGTTGGTCTAGATTCATCATCAAAATTTGGATAAACAAAAGGGCTGTAGTTAAATCCTCCAGTATCTGGGTTATAGGCGCAAACTGCAGGTAACGTAACGCTTAAACCAGAAGTGTAATCCAATTCAGTTGCACTAGTTTTTTGTCCATAAATAAAAGATTCTCCATCGATTTTACCCGACATGAAATAAATATATTCATTACTATCCGTTTCATCGTCGTTTGAATCAGAATCGGAGCTACAATTATAACAAAATGAGAAGCACAGTACAATTAGATATAGAGGCGTAATTTTTTTTAGCATAATTTTTTTTGAGTTTTTAAAATGTTCGGCAATATAAATAAATAATTTTATTAATGTCATTTTTCTTACAAATTACACGGCCTTAGAAAAAATAAGTATTGAGTTGACTGAATTAGCAAATTACCAAACCGAGCATATTGGTATTACAGTCGAAGAACCATATTACCCTGAGTATTATTGTTATTAAATCAATAAAAATCCAATAAATTAAATCTCAAATCTCAATCAGAATTGTTTGATATTTTTTTGTTTACAACCTTGAATGTATGTTTTAGGCAACCTAGAAGTCTGTTTATTTTTGAATAAAAATTTTGAAAAATTCTATAGTGCAATATTGATTTTTTCACGAATTATTTACAACATTCTAAAACCAAAATCGTAAATAATAATCCTCTTCATGTTTTTCCTGCAAATATTTTATTTTAACCTGTTTTTTGTTAAATAAAACAAAATAAGGTTAATATAACATATAATGTTGTCAAATCTGTTGTTTTCTAAGGTGTAATCCATACGTAAATTTGCACGCGCTTTTAAAAGCCGCAGAAAACAAATAAAATTATGAAAACAAGTAACAGAACACTAGGAGAAAGTAAAGTTGGAACCAAAACTTTAAAATTTGGAAATGCCAGTTCAATCGTTTGGAACACTAAAAGACGTTATAAATAATTATAAACCTAATTAAAAAGAAAAAGCCCAATTGTTCCGATAGT
Protein-coding sequences here:
- the arfB gene encoding alternative ribosome rescue aminoacyl-tRNA hydrolase ArfB, which encodes MDSELLKSELNYKYVRSSGSGGQNVNKVSSKAELYFDLENSQVFNDEEKQKLSEFFNNRLTKDGVLILASDESRSQFRNKALVTRRFLDLIEEGLKEEKLRVPTRVPRRVKKKRLKNKRINADKKANRKPPKLD
- a CDS encoding DUF4301 family protein, producing the protein MNFTEKDIKQIESKGLSLDEVKKQVHIFKAGIPFTNIAEAATTDSGIMTLNDSLIDMYIASFEAEKDNKTLLKFVPASGAATRMFKFLFQFVNQYNPDEQSLNSYINRNNLRELSLFMVGMEKFPFYRDILASLKSKGINLEMLPTQEKVWHFAKAMLDENQMNFGNQPKGLLPFHEYKKDHISTAFEEHLYEAALYASSNGLAKLHFTISEVHEDKFKEEFKNIQQDIEKNTGVTFDISFSYQQQSTDTIALTLDNEPFRKADGSILFRPSGHGALLTNLNNLNADVVFIKNIDNVVVYRYKEEVAKYKKVLAGILMELQNQTFEYLQVLDSKTITEERLTTIENFLTDKLSIKITDEYKKYADRYKVEYLKEKLNRPIRICGMVKNEGEPGGGPFWVKDHRSNQSLQIVESAQINLEDQKQADILNNATHFNPVDLVCGIKNYKGEKFDLANYVDPNTAFISQKTKNGKQLKALELPGLWNGSMAHWTTIFVEVPIITFNPVKTVNDLLKSPHQIKE
- a CDS encoding AAA family ATPase, whose product is MEEALKQQPSDCIKVVLFGPESTGKTTLSKQLARHYNSVWVPEYARDYLQEKWNDERKTCEPKDLLPIAIGQMALENKLALKTDSVLICDTDLLETKVYSEAYYSGTCDPILDNYALKNFYDLYFLTYIDTPWEADDLRDKPNERERMFNAFETALKTHNKPYVLLKGSKEERLKIAVQHIDRLLNNKL
- the pnuC gene encoding nicotinamide riboside transporter PnuC, encoding MNQIFDFFLNAYQNAPTYQIVLEAVAFVFGIASVWYAKQENILVYPTGIICTVITVYLLYINQYLGDMMMNFYYSVMSLYGWWNWSRKKNNVIAVPISRTTSKEKLIGVGLFILTMIVTYLVYLFYDYTIEIPNYIDIVTSGIFFTAMWYMANKKLENWTLWIIGDLITIPLYAYRGLGMLSLQYFIFTILAIQGYISWKKHLNNNHQTA
- a CDS encoding geranylgeranylglyceryl/heptaprenylglyceryl phosphate synthase, with amino-acid sequence MNSIYQNIIAEKAKAKKLLAVLIDPDKMKIEHVSNFISKVNQSIATHIFVGGSEVDEGLTETLVIEIKKHTNLPVVLFPGDIVQITDKADGVLFLSLISGRNPDYLIGKHVEAVSRLKYSNLEVIPTGYLLIENLPAVRHGGKETAVQRVSETKPIPRKNVQTIKDTAKAGELLGMKFIYLEAGSGATHPIEAGIISEVKQQLNIPLIVGGGIRTKADMESAYKAGADLVVIGTAFEEDENFFDELIK
- a CDS encoding 4'-phosphopantetheinyl transferase family protein; the encoded protein is MPLYKTISVNSQTTVKIWKIEESYDELFQPLNLKPNSLKRVLGMKSELHQRGFLSVRHLLREFGYTDQDLFYDDNGKPHLNDGKHISITHSFTFSGVILSDKEVGIDIEKQRDKITVIAHKFVDYEYNYLKSTDDDYINRLTVIWGIKESLYKLFAVPGMLFRDHFLVIPFSMIDGQTVAWIDYEGKKYRYNTAFLEFEGFTCAYVIP
- the ahcY gene encoding adenosylhomocysteinase; the encoded protein is MSTKTVAYIPNKVKDMSLAAWGRKEIELAEAEMPGLMSLREEYKNEQPLKGARIAGCLHMTIQTAVLIETLQALGAEVTWSSCNIFSTQDQAAAAIAAAGTAVYAWKDMTEEEFDWCIEQTLFFGEDRKPLNMILDDGGDLTNMVLDKYPELSAGIKGLSEETTTGVHRLYERVKNGTLTMPAINVNDSVTKSKFDNKYGCKESAVDAIRRATDIMLAGKRVTVCGYGDVGKGTAASFKGAGSIVTVTEIDPICALQAAMDGFEVKKLETVVGNSDIVITTTGNKDIVRAEHFKAMKDKTIVCNIGHFDNEIQMAWLNKNYGNTKDTIKPQVDKYTIDGKDIIVLAEGRLVNLGCATGHPSFVMSNSFTNQTLAQIELWKNSDKYENDVYMLPKHLDEKVAKLHLEKIGVELTELAEYQADYIGVKVEGPYKPEHYRY
- a CDS encoding DUF5025 domain-containing protein, with protein sequence MLKKITPLYLIVLCFSFCYNCSSDSDSNDDETDSNEYIYFMSGKIDGESFIYGQKTSATELDYTSGLSVTLPAVCAYNPDTGGFNYSPFVYPNFDDESRPTMGIDFVRFHLCTDDSSQLETFNDKFPTTSYEFADSDLASSGLVGKIGLTYSPNAQDGPYYSTYGGDQSNSTFEITSSTAFNTYFADTLISAGQIVEGNFSATFYNSEDPSDIIVITDGQFKMIPSLD